One Cucumis sativus cultivar 9930 chromosome 1, Cucumber_9930_V3, whole genome shotgun sequence DNA segment encodes these proteins:
- the LOC116401758 gene encoding uncharacterized protein LOC116401758: MASPRLRLFFLFAFVLLRGGVADGRSYPVSTQVLGKETQEDVMKKMERIRVKEQDGCRSSPSTTDSSDNLYQNKKRILNVKYKWINKRDKSEGGHLLNDEGSRFIAYNADYFVAKPHPPKNNGGGKYL; encoded by the exons ATGGCTTCTCCAAGGCTTcgtctcttctttctcttcgcTTTCGTTTTACTACGAG GTGGAGTTGCTGATGGAAGAAGCTATCCGGTTTCAACTCAAGTATTGGGTAAAGAAACGCAAGAAGATGTaatgaaaaagatggaaagaatAAGAGTGAAAGAGCAAGATGGTTGTCGTTCTTCTCCAAGTACAACTGACTCGTCTGATAATCTTTATCAAAACAAGAAGAGAATTTTGAATGTAAAGTACAAATGGATTAACAAAAGAGATAAAAGTGAAGGTGGACATCTACTTAACGATGAAGGTTCGAGATTTATAGCTTATAATGCCGATTATTTTGTTGCTAAACCTCATCCTCCAAAGAATAATGGAGGAGGGAAATATCTCTaa
- the LOC101205173 gene encoding transcriptional activator TAF-1 — protein sequence MKKKLRAFKIKTKGFSFYNHPSIFLLNFFSSFLTFQSLSLSLFLFLSIMEMNEDLGFGENPFNGSCLKRHCSSHLMMETNRTMMRRSEGDNNDHEDHESNGSCGNLIHREIVFPSTMITTSHTPTNNNNSNVFSSPNSASCYSNDNVLDVVEVLDVHRHHHLTVMAERKLRRMISNRESARRSRMRKKKQIEELQYQVGQLEVSNRQLSEKLIQVVECNQQILHENAELKRKVSSLQIILTDFLTPLRNCEDAFGNSIIKNNRRAAAEPNSS from the exons atgaagaagaagctaAGAgccttcaaaatcaaaacaaaaggcTTCTCATTTTATAACCATCCATCCATCTttttattgaactttttttcttcttttttaacctttcaatctctctctctatctctctttctctttctctcaatAATGGAGATGAATGAAGATTTGGGATTTGGTGAAAATCCATTTAATGGAAGCTGCTTGAAAAGGCATTGTTCTTCACATTTGATGATGGAAACAAATAGGACGATGATGAGAAGATCAGAAGGTGATAATAATGATCATGAAGATCATGAGTCAAATGGTTCTTGTGGTAATTTGATCCATAGAGAAATTGTGTTCCCATCTACTATGATCACTACTAGCCACACCCCtaccaacaacaacaattctAATGTCTTTTCCTCCCCCAATTCCGCCTCTTGTTATAGCAACGACAACGTTTTGGACGTCGTTGAAGTTCTCGACGTTCACCGTCATCATCATCTTACCGTAATGGCTGAGAGGAAGCTACGAAGAATGATATCAAATCGGGAATCCGCACGAAGGTCAAGgatgagaaagaagaaacaaatcGAAGAGTTGCAGTACCAG GTAGGACAGTTGGAGGTTTCAAATCGACAATTATCCGAGAAGTTGATACAAGTGGTGGAATGCAACCAACAAATCCTGCATGAGAATGCAGAGCTAAAACGAAAAGTATCATCACTTCAGATTATTCTAACTGATTTCTTGACGCCATTGAGAAACTGTGAAGATGCTTTTGGGAACtccattattaaaaataatcgAAGAGCAGCAGCTGAACCAAATTCTTCCtag
- the LOC101208691 gene encoding H/ACA ribonucleoprotein complex subunit 2-like protein, whose translation MGSDSEAEKSRLKDKEKEKKLLALAPIAKPLAGKKLCKRTLKLVRKAAEYKCLKRGVKEVVKSIRRGQKGLCVIAGNISPIDVITHVPILCEESEIRYVYVPSKEDLANAGSTKRPTCCVLVQTKPNKGELGSTEQEKLKADFDQVVAEVSELTSTLF comes from the exons ATGGGAAGTGATAGCGAGGCAGAGAAGTCGCGTCTAAAGGacaaagaaaaggagaagaagcTCTTGGCTCTTGCTCCAATTGCCAAACCCCTTGCGGGCAAAAAGCTCTGCAAGCGTACCCTCAAGCTTGTTCGCAAAG CTGCTGAGTATAAGTGCTTGAAGCGGGGTGTAAAGGAGGTTGTCAAAAGCATAAGGCGCGGCCAAAAAGG ATTGTGTGTAATAGCTGGAAACATTTCCCCCATTGACGTGATCACTCATGTTCCAATCTTATGTGAAGAATCAGAAATTCGTTACGTATATGTTCCCTCCAAGGAA GATCTTGCCAATGCTGGGTCGACGAAGAGGCCAACATGTTGTGTGCTGGTACAAACAAAGCCAAACAAAGGGGAGCTTGGATCAACTGAACAAGAGAAACTCAAAGCTGACTTTGACCAAGTTGTAGCCGAAGTATCAGAACTTACTAGCACTCTTTTTTGA